One segment of Falco rusticolus isolate bFalRus1 chromosome 3, bFalRus1.pri, whole genome shotgun sequence DNA contains the following:
- the LOC119145367 gene encoding kallikrein-8-like isoform X2, with protein sequence MKILVVMLLALVATASRNVLWVIEGTSCDLPWQAALFQGEKFICGGTLVHQNWVLTAAHCYVPGFITVRLGGRRHRDSGRTEQLRRSAKVFKYPHYNETNKDGDLMLLKFLLPVHVNKEVKPLPLASHCPVPGKTCQISGWGSTTSPEVTFPEDLHCTKVTIVSEEQCRRVYPNSITSNMVCAGESRSRADSCQGDSGGPLMCDGRLQGIVSWGPGVCGDPKKPGVYVNLCKYTQWLQETMRRN encoded by the exons ATGAAGATCCTGGTTGTGATGCTCCTGGCACTGGTGGCCACAG CCTCAAGGAATGTCCTGTGGGTGATCGAGGGGACCTCCTGTGACCTGCCCTGGCAGGCTGCCCTCTTCCAAGGCGAGAAGTTCATCTGCGGGGGGACCCTGGTGCACCAGAACTGGGTGCTGACGGCCGCCCACTGCTACGTCCCGGG CTTCATCACGGTGCGGCTGGGAGGCCGAAGGCACCGGGACTCGGGTCGCACCGAGCAGCTGCGGCGCTCAGCCAAGGTCTTCAAGTACCCGCATTACAACGAGACCAACAAGGACGGTGACTTGATGCTCCTCAAGTTCCTCCTGCCCGTCCACGTCAACAAGGAGGTGAAACCGTTACCATTGGCTTCCCATTGCCCCGTGCCTGGCAAGACCTGCCAGATCTCGGGGTGGGGGTCCACCACCAGCCCTGAAG TCACCTTCCCTGAGGACCTCCACTGCACCAAGGTCACCATCGTCTCGGAGGAGCAGTGCCGGCGCGTCTACCCCAACTCCATCACCTCCAACATGGTCTGCGCCGGCGAGTCCCGCAGTCGGGCTGACTCCTGCCAG GGTGACTCCGGGGGCCCCCTCATGTGTGACGGGCGGCTCCAGGGTATCGTCTCGTGGGGTCCGGGGGTCTGTGGGGACCCCAAGAAACCCGGCGTCTACGTCAACCTCTGCAAATACACCCAGTGGCTCCAGGAGACCATGAGGAGGAactga
- the LOC119145367 gene encoding kallikrein-8-like isoform X1, protein MGPPHTHPGCSPTIPETHTHPQLPPQEVTPTPWPPPSPMRCPRDPMATHWTSTHPPMGPPRCPLSNLWTSWSPHHPLGHKSGDVGTEPTRRSQPTHVPEGVWHGRGPLTTCVPLVPTASRNVLWVIEGTSCDLPWQAALFQGEKFICGGTLVHQNWVLTAAHCYVPGFITVRLGGRRHRDSGRTEQLRRSAKVFKYPHYNETNKDGDLMLLKFLLPVHVNKEVKPLPLASHCPVPGKTCQISGWGSTTSPEVTFPEDLHCTKVTIVSEEQCRRVYPNSITSNMVCAGESRSRADSCQGDSGGPLMCDGRLQGIVSWGPGVCGDPKKPGVYVNLCKYTQWLQETMRRN, encoded by the exons ATGGGAcctccccacacccaccccGGGTGCTCCCCAACCATCCCTGAgacccacacccacccacagctgcccccaCAGGAGGTCACGCCCACACCATGGCCACCACCTTCACCTATGAGATGCCCCAGGGACCCCATGGCCACCCACTGGacctccacccacccacccatggGACCCCCCAGGTGTCCCCTATCCAACCTGTGGACCTCCTGGTCTCCCCATCACCCACTTGGCCACAAGTCAGGGGATGTGGGAACAGAGCCCACCAGAAGGTCCCAGCCAACCCATGTCCCTGAGGGGGTGTGGCACGGGAGAGGACCCCTGACAACCTGTGTCCCCTTGGTGCCCACAGCCTCAAGGAATGTCCTGTGGGTGATCGAGGGGACCTCCTGTGACCTGCCCTGGCAGGCTGCCCTCTTCCAAGGCGAGAAGTTCATCTGCGGGGGGACCCTGGTGCACCAGAACTGGGTGCTGACGGCCGCCCACTGCTACGTCCCGGG CTTCATCACGGTGCGGCTGGGAGGCCGAAGGCACCGGGACTCGGGTCGCACCGAGCAGCTGCGGCGCTCAGCCAAGGTCTTCAAGTACCCGCATTACAACGAGACCAACAAGGACGGTGACTTGATGCTCCTCAAGTTCCTCCTGCCCGTCCACGTCAACAAGGAGGTGAAACCGTTACCATTGGCTTCCCATTGCCCCGTGCCTGGCAAGACCTGCCAGATCTCGGGGTGGGGGTCCACCACCAGCCCTGAAG TCACCTTCCCTGAGGACCTCCACTGCACCAAGGTCACCATCGTCTCGGAGGAGCAGTGCCGGCGCGTCTACCCCAACTCCATCACCTCCAACATGGTCTGCGCCGGCGAGTCCCGCAGTCGGGCTGACTCCTGCCAG GGTGACTCCGGGGGCCCCCTCATGTGTGACGGGCGGCTCCAGGGTATCGTCTCGTGGGGTCCGGGGGTCTGTGGGGACCCCAAGAAACCCGGCGTCTACGTCAACCTCTGCAAATACACCCAGTGGCTCCAGGAGACCATGAGGAGGAactga
- the LOC119144536 gene encoding rRNA 2'-O-methyltransferase fibrillarin-like — MPSFLSIPSPRGGGRGGGRGGRGGFKGGKKVTVEPHRHEGVFICRGREDALVTRNLVPGESVYGEKRIAVEDGDTKVEYRAWNPFRSKLAAAILGGIDQIHIRPGTKVLYLGAASGTTVSHVSDIVGPVRTRGHHLGGGGGEEVASAWGSGGGISMGLWWWHLHGVGEVVSAHVSGGGICTGLWWW; from the exons ATGCCCAGTTTCCTCTCCATCCCCTCCCCCA ggggtggggggaggggcggggggaggggcggccgCGGTGGCTTCAAGGGTGGCAAGAAAGTGACGGTGGAGCCACATCGGCACGAAG GCGTGTTCATCTGCCGGGGCCGTGAGGATGCGCTGGTGACACGGAACCTGGTGCCGGGGGAGTCAGTGTACGGGGAGAAACGGATCGCGGTGGAG gacGGTGACACCAAGGTGGAGTACCGCGCCTGGAACCCCTTCCGCTCCAAGTTGGCAGCCGCCATCTTGGGTGGCATCGACCAGATCCACATCCGGCCGGGGACCAAGGTCCTGTACCTGGGCGCCGCCTCGGGGACAACAGTGTCCCACGTCTCCGACATCGTGGGGCCGGTGAGGACACGGGGCCACCacctggggggagggggaggggaggaggtggcatCTGCATGGGGTTCTGGAGGTGGTATCTCCATGGGGTTGTGGTGGTGGCATCTCCATGGGGTTGGGGAGGTGGTATCTGCGCATGTTTCTGGAGGTGGCATCTGCACAGGGTTGTGGTGGTGG